One part of the Mariniflexile litorale genome encodes these proteins:
- the folE gene encoding GTP cyclohydrolase I FolE, whose product MKIENNIEEFEFLGDDHIGTSSETPLRQDAFKLSNEEKIEIIKDDVRHIMETLGLDLTDDSLNGTPNRVAKMFVKEIFGGLDPKRKPSASTFDNKYKYGEMLVEKNITVYSTCEHHLLPIVGRAHIAYISNGSVVGLSKMNRIVDYYSKRPQVQERLTIQVVKELQDVLNTQDVACVIDAKHLCVNSRGIRDIESSTVTSEFGGKFKEESTRREFLDYIKLDTKF is encoded by the coding sequence ATGAAAATTGAAAATAACATAGAAGAATTCGAATTTTTAGGAGACGACCACATAGGAACATCGTCTGAAACACCATTAAGACAAGATGCTTTTAAACTTTCTAATGAAGAAAAAATAGAAATCATTAAAGATGATGTACGTCATATCATGGAAACCTTAGGATTAGATTTAACAGACGATAGTTTAAATGGTACACCAAACCGTGTTGCCAAAATGTTTGTTAAAGAAATTTTTGGAGGTTTAGATCCAAAAAGAAAACCAAGTGCTTCTACTTTCGATAACAAATACAAATACGGTGAAATGCTCGTTGAAAAAAACATCACGGTATACTCAACTTGCGAGCATCATTTGTTACCAATCGTTGGAAGAGCTCATATCGCCTATATATCAAATGGTTCGGTAGTTGGTTTATCTAAAATGAATCGTATTGTAGACTATTATTCAAAACGCCCTCAGGTACAAGAACGTTTAACTATTCAAGTGGTAAAAGAACTTCAAGATGTTTTAAATACTCAAGATGTCGCTTGTGTTATTGATGCCAAACATTTGTGTGTAAATTCTAGAGGTATTCGCGATATTGAAAGTAGCACCGTAACCTCCGAATTTGGCGGAAAATTCAAAGAAGAATCCACTCGAAGAGAGTTTTTAGATTATATAAAGTTAGACACCAAGTTTTAA
- a CDS encoding transporter, which translates to MKKLNLLFIGILSVCSLNAQDISDALRYSQSEIQGTARFRALSGAFGALGGDMSAVSINPASSAVFSQSHASFTLSNVDTSNDTQYFNGFTSSNNSNFDINQGGAAFVFENRNNSPWRKFTIGVAYDRTNNYEDNWNARGTNTNNQSIDLYFLNYADGKRLDQISAFDDESLANAYTDIGNVHGFGHQQAFLGFESYILEPDADDDANTTYFSNLANGNFNHNYSYASTGYNGKISFNMAAQYEDNLYIGLNLNSHFIDYHRSTLLFENNSNAGSIINSIEFENNLSTTGNGFSFQLGGIIKLSPEFRLGVAFDSPTWYTIEEETSQYLATVHTYFGPTETQVINPQTVNVYPRYKLQTPSKITGSLAYIFGTQGLLSFDYSRKDYSKTKFKPTSDTFFADQNAIISNVLTDASTYRLGGEYKVKQLSFRGGYRFEESPYKDGVTVGDLTGYSVGLGYNFGNTKLDVTFDQANRTNETSLYNVGLTDAAVIDRTNSNITLSLSFNI; encoded by the coding sequence ATGAAAAAGTTAAACCTACTATTTATAGGCATACTATCGGTGTGCTCATTAAACGCTCAAGATATTAGTGATGCGTTACGATACTCACAAAGTGAAATTCAAGGAACAGCTCGTTTTAGAGCCTTAAGCGGTGCGTTTGGAGCCTTAGGTGGCGATATGAGTGCGGTTAGTATAAACCCAGCGAGTTCGGCTGTGTTCAGCCAGAGCCATGCCTCTTTTACTTTATCGAATGTTGATACCTCAAATGATACGCAATATTTTAATGGATTTACTTCAAGTAATAACTCCAATTTTGACATCAATCAAGGAGGTGCGGCCTTTGTTTTTGAAAATAGAAACAACTCGCCTTGGCGAAAATTCACAATAGGTGTTGCTTACGACAGAACTAATAATTATGAAGATAATTGGAATGCTAGGGGAACAAATACAAACAACCAATCTATAGATCTTTACTTTTTAAATTATGCAGATGGAAAGCGATTGGATCAAATCTCAGCTTTTGATGACGAATCCTTAGCTAATGCTTATACTGATATTGGAAATGTTCATGGTTTTGGGCATCAACAAGCTTTTTTAGGATTTGAATCTTATATTTTAGAACCAGATGCCGATGATGATGCTAACACCACTTACTTTTCAAATTTAGCTAATGGTAATTTTAACCATAATTATTCATACGCCTCAACAGGTTATAACGGGAAAATCTCATTTAACATGGCAGCTCAATACGAAGACAATTTATATATAGGCTTAAACCTAAACTCACATTTTATTGATTATCACCGTTCAACATTATTATTCGAAAACAACTCAAATGCCGGTTCTATTATAAATAGCATCGAATTTGAAAACAATTTATCTACAACTGGTAATGGTTTCTCTTTTCAATTAGGAGGTATTATAAAATTAAGCCCAGAGTTTAGATTAGGTGTTGCCTTCGATTCGCCAACTTGGTATACCATTGAAGAAGAAACATCACAATATTTAGCAACAGTTCACACCTATTTTGGACCAACTGAAACACAAGTCATTAACCCACAAACAGTGAACGTATACCCACGCTACAAACTCCAAACACCTTCAAAAATAACAGGAAGTTTGGCCTATATATTTGGCACGCAAGGCTTATTAAGTTTTGATTATTCTAGAAAAGATTATAGCAAAACAAAATTTAAACCAACGTCTGATACATTTTTCGCAGACCAAAATGCTATAATTAGCAATGTTCTAACCGATGCTTCTACTTATAGACTTGGTGGCGAATATAAAGTGAAGCAATTGAGCTTTAGAGGTGGTTATCGCTTTGAAGAAAGCCCATATAAAGATGGCGTTACAGTAGGCGATTTAACGGGCTATTCAGTAGGTTTAGGATACAACTTTGGGAATACCAAATTAGATGTCACTTTCGATCAAGCGAATCGCACCAACGAAACATCATTATACAATGTTGGCCTAACAGATGCTGCGGTAATTGACAGAACAAACTCAAACATAACGCTTTCATTAAGTTTTAATATTTAA
- the proS gene encoding proline--tRNA ligase, producing the protein MSKKLTSRAEDYSKWYNELVVKADLAENSAVRGCMVIKPYGYAIWEKMQAELDKMFKETGHQNAYFPLFVPKSLFEAEEKNAEGFAKECAIVTHYRLQADPDRPGKLRVDPEAKLEEELIVRPTSEAIIWNTYRNWIQSYRDLPILINQWANVVRWEMRTRLFLRTAEFLWQEGHTAHQTKAEAMTEARLMNNVYATFAENFMAIPVIQGVKTESERFAGADETFCIEALMQDGKALQAGTSHFLGQNFAKAFDVKFANKEGKQEYVWATSWGVSTRLMGALIMTHSDDHGLVLPPSLAPNQVVIVPIYKSDEEFAAVSEVAKGILIDLRAKGITVKFDDRDTQRPGAKFAQHELQGVPLRIAIGPKDLQNGTIELARRDTLTKTVVALTDLTNTVENLLKEIQETLFKKALDFRDSHITEVNSFDEFKDVLEKKTGFISAHWDGTNETEEKIKELTKATIRCIPLEMKEGEGVCVYSGKPSKGRVLFAKAY; encoded by the coding sequence ATGAGTAAAAAACTTACTAGTAGGGCAGAAGATTATTCCAAATGGTATAATGAATTGGTTGTCAAGGCAGACCTAGCAGAGAATTCAGCGGTTCGCGGTTGTATGGTAATTAAACCATATGGGTACGCTATTTGGGAAAAAATGCAAGCAGAATTAGATAAAATGTTTAAAGAAACAGGACATCAAAATGCCTATTTTCCATTATTTGTTCCAAAGAGTTTATTTGAAGCAGAAGAAAAAAATGCAGAAGGTTTTGCTAAAGAATGTGCTATTGTAACACATTATAGATTGCAAGCTGATCCAGATAGACCAGGGAAATTACGTGTAGATCCAGAAGCGAAACTTGAAGAAGAATTAATAGTGCGCCCAACAAGTGAAGCTATTATTTGGAACACTTATAGAAACTGGATTCAGTCTTACCGAGATTTACCCATATTAATAAATCAATGGGCGAATGTGGTGCGCTGGGAAATGCGTACACGGTTATTTTTGCGTACAGCAGAATTTTTATGGCAAGAGGGTCATACAGCTCATCAAACGAAAGCCGAAGCCATGACAGAAGCTAGATTGATGAACAATGTATATGCCACATTTGCTGAAAATTTTATGGCAATTCCTGTTATACAAGGTGTGAAAACTGAAAGCGAACGTTTTGCAGGTGCCGATGAAACTTTTTGTATTGAAGCATTGATGCAAGATGGAAAAGCACTTCAGGCAGGAACATCACACTTTCTTGGACAGAATTTCGCAAAAGCATTTGATGTTAAGTTTGCTAATAAAGAAGGAAAGCAAGAGTATGTTTGGGCAACTTCATGGGGTGTTTCAACGAGGTTAATGGGGGCTTTAATTATGACGCATAGTGATGACCATGGATTGGTGTTGCCTCCAAGTCTAGCGCCAAATCAAGTAGTTATTGTACCGATATATAAGAGTGATGAAGAATTTGCAGCAGTATCTGAAGTTGCAAAAGGTATTTTAATAGATTTAAGAGCAAAAGGCATTACGGTTAAGTTTGACGATAGAGATACGCAACGTCCAGGAGCTAAATTTGCACAGCACGAATTACAAGGTGTGCCATTACGTATTGCCATTGGTCCCAAAGATTTACAAAATGGCACCATCGAGCTAGCCAGACGCGATACTTTAACAAAAACAGTGGTTGCTTTAACGGATTTAACAAATACCGTAGAAAATTTATTAAAAGAAATACAAGAAACTTTATTTAAAAAGGCTCTTGATTTTAGAGATTCTCATATTACAGAGGTGAATTCTTTTGATGAATTTAAGGATGTTTTAGAGAAAAAGACAGGGTTTATTTCGGCACATTGGGATGGTACTAACGAAACTGAGGAAAAAATAAAAGAGCTTACCAAAGCGACAATTAGATGTATTCCTTTGGAAATGAAGGAGGGAGAAGGTGTTTGTGTGTACTCAGGAAAGCCTTCAAAAGGGAGAGTCTTGTTCGCAAAAGCATACTAA
- the rpsT gene encoding 30S ribosomal protein S20, whose translation MANHKSALKRIRSNEAKRLVNKYQHKTTRNAIKKLRELTDKKEAEALFPSVVSMLDRLAKKNVIHFNKAANLKSGLAKHVAAL comes from the coding sequence ATGGCAAATCATAAGTCAGCATTAAAAAGAATTAGAAGTAACGAAGCTAAACGTTTAGTTAACAAATATCAGCATAAAACAACTCGTAATGCTATTAAAAAATTACGTGAGTTAACTGATAAGAAAGAAGCTGAAGCATTATTTCCTTCTGTAGTTTCTATGTTAGATAGATTAGCTAAGAAAAATGTTATTCACTTTAATAAAGCTGCTAACCTTAAATCTGGTTTAGCTAAGCATGTTGCTGCGCTTTAA
- the rho gene encoding transcription termination factor Rho codes for MFEISQLNEKKLSDLQEIAQKLNVPKYRSLKKADLVYQILDHQATNPKAVESVITPTSQPTASSEKKEVKKPRQRVLKPVKNTPLKPQDQKTIVEKTVVSKAPTPVEKTEKGPVETKPVETKEVKKPVNVPKPRVQNERSNDNQQKPANTKREHNQNQNQKNQNQHKNQKNGNVDAGNKDNRNRYREPDFEFDAIIESEGVLDVMQDGYGFLRSSDYNYLSSPDDIYVSQSQIRLFGLKKGDTVLGNVRPPKEGEKYFPLIKVIRINGQKPEVVRDRVSFEHLTPLFPQEKFNLAEKQSTISTRIMDLFSPIGKGQRGMIVSQPKTGKTMLLKDVANAIAANHPEVYLMILLIDERPEEVTDMQRNVRGEVISSTFDKEAHEHVKIADIVLEKAKRLVECGHDVVILLDSITRLARAYNTVQPASGKILSGGVDANALHKPKRFFGAARNIENGGSLTIIATALTETGSKMDEVIFEEFKGTGNMELQLDRKISNRRIFPAIDLTSSSTRRDDLLLDENTIQRMWVMRKYLADMNPVEAMEFINQRFKQTRNNEEFLISMNG; via the coding sequence ATGTTTGAAATTTCACAATTAAACGAAAAAAAACTCTCTGATTTACAAGAGATTGCACAAAAATTGAACGTACCAAAGTACCGTTCATTAAAAAAAGCAGATTTAGTTTACCAAATACTAGATCATCAAGCTACAAACCCAAAAGCTGTTGAATCAGTTATAACCCCCACTTCACAACCTACAGCCAGTTCAGAAAAAAAGGAAGTAAAAAAGCCTAGACAGCGTGTTTTAAAACCGGTAAAAAACACCCCTTTAAAACCACAAGATCAAAAAACTATAGTAGAAAAAACGGTGGTTTCAAAAGCACCAACACCTGTAGAAAAAACAGAAAAAGGGCCTGTAGAAACAAAACCTGTAGAAACAAAAGAAGTTAAAAAGCCAGTTAACGTACCTAAACCTAGGGTTCAAAACGAGCGTTCAAACGACAATCAACAAAAACCGGCTAATACTAAAAGAGAGCATAATCAAAACCAGAATCAAAAAAACCAGAATCAACACAAAAACCAAAAAAACGGTAATGTAGATGCTGGAAATAAAGATAATAGAAATCGCTATCGCGAACCAGATTTCGAATTTGACGCCATTATTGAAAGTGAAGGTGTTTTAGACGTTATGCAAGATGGATATGGCTTTTTACGTTCTTCGGATTATAACTACTTATCATCACCTGATGATATCTATGTATCGCAATCTCAAATTCGTTTGTTTGGATTGAAAAAAGGTGATACTGTTTTAGGAAATGTAAGACCTCCTAAAGAAGGCGAAAAATATTTCCCCTTAATTAAGGTCATAAGAATTAATGGGCAAAAACCAGAAGTTGTAAGAGACCGTGTGTCTTTCGAACATTTAACACCATTATTTCCTCAAGAAAAATTCAATTTAGCAGAAAAACAAAGCACTATTTCTACTCGAATTATGGATTTGTTTTCACCTATAGGAAAGGGACAACGTGGTATGATTGTGTCGCAACCAAAAACGGGTAAAACCATGTTGCTTAAAGATGTTGCCAACGCTATTGCTGCCAATCATCCTGAGGTTTACTTAATGATTTTATTAATTGATGAACGCCCAGAAGAGGTAACGGACATGCAACGTAATGTACGTGGCGAAGTGATTTCTTCAACCTTTGATAAAGAAGCACATGAGCATGTTAAAATTGCCGATATCGTTCTTGAAAAAGCAAAACGTTTAGTTGAATGTGGACACGATGTCGTGATTCTTTTAGATTCTATTACACGTTTAGCAAGAGCCTATAATACAGTACAACCTGCTTCAGGTAAAATATTAAGTGGTGGTGTAGATGCTAATGCATTGCATAAACCAAAACGTTTCTTTGGTGCAGCTAGAAATATTGAAAATGGTGGTTCTTTAACCATTATTGCTACAGCACTTACCGAAACTGGTTCTAAAATGGACGAGGTCATTTTTGAAGAATTTAAAGGAACCGGTAATATGGAGCTACAATTAGATAGAAAAATATCGAACCGTCGTATTTTCCCTGCTATCGATTTGACTTCTTCAAGCACACGTCGCGACGACCTATTGCTTGACGAAAACACCATACAACGCATGTGGGTAATGCGCAAGTACCTTGCAGATATGAATCCTGTTGAAGCTATGGAATTTATTAACCAACGTTTTAAACAGACTAGAAATAACGAAGAATTTTTAATATCCATGAATGGATAA
- a CDS encoding DUF4293 domain-containing protein, translating into MLQRIQTVYLLIAAIVSAGLIFVLHLWVTNEDVIIYAKDNLLYLGMFLGSAFISLITIFKYKNRKSQFMLGRLNIILNFILLGFFVYQSLNISGETAVSEKGIGMLLPIVSIVFLALANKAIKKDEDLVKSVDRLR; encoded by the coding sequence ATGTTACAACGCATTCAAACCGTATACCTTTTAATCGCTGCCATTGTTTCTGCGGGATTAATATTTGTGTTACATTTATGGGTTACCAATGAAGATGTTATAATATATGCCAAAGACAATTTACTGTATTTAGGAATGTTTCTTGGGTCGGCATTCATATCGTTAATAACCATATTTAAATATAAAAACAGGAAGTCTCAATTTATGTTGGGACGACTTAATATCATATTAAACTTTATTTTACTAGGATTTTTTGTGTATCAATCTCTAAACATATCTGGAGAGACGGCGGTTTCTGAGAAAGGTATTGGGATGCTTCTTCCTATTGTTTCTATCGTATTTTTGGCTTTAGCCAATAAAGCCATCAAGAAGGATGAAGATCTCGTAAAATCTGTAGATCGATTGCGATAA
- a CDS encoding peptidylprolyl isomerase, which yields MSQVKENDTVKVHYTGKLSNGQIFDSSLERGEPLEITLGQGMLIPGFEKGMVNMKVNEKKTINIPVTEAYGEVQKELFHEVKKDQLPQDMTPEVGMGLASKNPDGTEVQFRVAEVHEEHIIIDANHPLAGQDLTFELELVEIK from the coding sequence ATGAGTCAAGTAAAAGAGAATGATACCGTAAAAGTTCATTACACAGGAAAATTAAGCAATGGTCAAATTTTTGACAGTTCACTAGAAAGAGGAGAGCCGTTAGAAATAACTTTAGGCCAAGGCATGTTAATTCCTGGTTTTGAAAAAGGCATGGTAAACATGAAGGTTAATGAGAAAAAAACAATTAACATTCCTGTTACAGAAGCATACGGCGAAGTACAAAAGGAATTGTTTCATGAAGTAAAGAAAGATCAATTACCACAGGATATGACTCCAGAAGTTGGCATGGGATTGGCTTCAAAAAACCCAGATGGTACTGAAGTACAATTTCGTGTAGCGGAAGTTCACGAAGAACACATCATTATAGATGCTAACCATCCATTAGCAGGACAAGATTTAACATTTGAATTAGAACTTGTTGAAATAAAATAA
- a CDS encoding metallophosphoesterase family protein, with the protein MLKILLLSDTHSYIDDAILKHVKQADEVWHAGDIGDLKITDAIKTLKPLRAVWGNIDEAKIRGEFPENNRFMCEGVDVWMTHIGGYPGAYNMRVSDEIRTNPPKLFICGHSHILKVMPDKKLNLLHMNPGAVGKHGFHKVRTMLRFTIDGGKIDNLEVIEFPK; encoded by the coding sequence ATGCTAAAAATACTTTTACTTTCCGATACCCATAGCTATATAGACGATGCCATTTTAAAACATGTAAAGCAAGCCGATGAAGTTTGGCATGCGGGCGATATTGGCGATTTGAAAATTACCGATGCTATTAAAACATTAAAACCCCTGCGTGCGGTTTGGGGCAATATAGATGAAGCTAAAATTAGAGGTGAATTTCCCGAAAATAATCGGTTTATGTGTGAAGGCGTCGATGTTTGGATGACTCATATTGGCGGCTATCCAGGTGCTTATAACATGAGAGTTAGTGATGAAATTAGAACAAACCCTCCCAAACTATTTATTTGTGGACATTCACATATTTTAAAAGTGATGCCCGATAAAAAACTAAACTTATTACATATGAATCCCGGAGCGGTTGGCAAACATGGGTTTCATAAAGTTCGAACCATGCTTCGCTTTACAATAGATGGTGGTAAAATAGATAATCTAGAAGTTATAGAGTTTCCGAAGTAA